The Ovis aries strain OAR_USU_Benz2616 breed Rambouillet chromosome 6, ARS-UI_Ramb_v3.0, whole genome shotgun sequence genome includes a window with the following:
- the OCIAD2 gene encoding OCIA domain-containing protein 2, whose amino-acid sequence MASVSTHQNQEKGPHLPPPSKQSLLFCPKSKLHIHRSEISKIIRECQEESFWKRALPFSLVSMLVTQGLVHHGYLAANPRFGSLPKVALAGILGFGLGKASYIGVCQSKFHSFEGQLRGAGFGPGHNRHCLLTCEECKTKHGLSQERSSQPSTS is encoded by the exons ATGGCTTCAGTATCCACACATCAAAACCAAGAAAAAGGTCCCCATTTGCCACCACCAAGCAAGCAG AGTCTGTTGTTTTGTCCAAAATCAAAACTGCACATCCACAGATCAGAGATTTCAAAGATTATCCGGGAATGTCAAGAAGAAAGTTTCTGGAAGAGAG CTCTGCCTTTTTCTCTTGTAAGCATGCTTGTCACCCAAGGACTGGTCCATCATG GTTATTTAGCAGCGAATCCAAGATTTGGTTCATTGCCTAAAGTTGCAC TTGCTGGTATCTTAGGATTTGGCCTTGGAAAAGCATCGTATATAGGAGTATGCCAAAGTAAATTCCATTCCTTTGAAGGCCAGCTGCGTGGAGCCGGTTTCGGTCCAGGGCATAACAG gcACTGCCTGCTTACCTGTGAGGAATGCAAAACAAAGCATGGATTAAGTCAGGAGAGAAGTTCACAGCCTTCAACTTCCTAA